A window of the Natronomonas salina genome harbors these coding sequences:
- the pyrI gene encoding aspartate carbamoyltransferase regulatory subunit yields MTDTDTELRVSKIENGTVIDHIAGGQALNVLAILGIDGASGEEVSVGMNVPSDRLGRKDIVKVEGRELSQNEVDVLSLIAPAATINIVRDFDVVEKHRVSRPTEVSGVLSCPNANCISTGDEPVESRFEVLDDGVRCAYCDTIIRESLAAHISVA; encoded by the coding sequence ATGACAGACACCGACACCGAACTCCGCGTCTCCAAGATCGAGAACGGCACCGTCATCGACCACATCGCGGGCGGGCAGGCGCTGAACGTCCTCGCCATCCTCGGCATCGACGGCGCCTCCGGCGAGGAGGTCTCCGTCGGGATGAACGTTCCCTCCGACCGGCTCGGCCGCAAGGACATCGTGAAGGTCGAGGGCCGGGAGCTCAGCCAGAACGAGGTGGACGTGCTCTCGCTCATCGCGCCCGCCGCGACCATCAACATCGTCCGGGACTTCGACGTCGTAGAGAAGCACCGCGTCTCGCGGCCGACCGAGGTCTCCGGCGTCCTCTCCTGTCCGAACGCGAACTGCATCTCGACGGGCGACGAACCCGTCGAATCGCGCTTCGAGGTACTCGACGACGGCGTCCGCTGCGCCTACTGCGACACCATCATCCGCGAGTCGCTGGCCGCACACATCAGCGTTGCCTGA
- a CDS encoding acyl-CoA dehydrogenase family protein, translated as MGYQDSERAREVAERTREFVDDVVLPKERELLGQRDERDAADRQEEARDIIDDLREEARDREVYGPQIPEEYGGLGMAFDDLLPVFEEAGRSILAMRALQVAAPDEGNIHVLDAAGTEAQKEEYLRPLANAEVNSGFSMTEPMDGSGSDPKQIRTTAEKDGDEWVIDGHKWWTTQGSDADFLIVVARTDQEAHPYTGTSLFVVDADADGVEIVRDVPHMGEAGLAHSEIFYDGVRVPEENLLGTENAGFAIAQQRLGPARLTHCMRFVGMADRSLDVAKAYMDERNAFGDPLIEKQALRFDIADAETRLHAIRSMVRHAARQIAAGEQARTEVAMTKVFAAETVQEVIDDCVQICGGNGIGKDLPLADFYENVRCFRIIDGADEVHKRSIARSALDDAEIVPEEIEHVTRFGER; from the coding sequence ATCGGCTACCAGGACTCCGAGCGCGCCCGCGAGGTCGCGGAGCGCACCCGGGAGTTCGTCGACGACGTCGTCCTGCCGAAGGAGCGGGAACTGCTCGGCCAGCGCGACGAGCGCGACGCCGCCGATCGGCAGGAGGAGGCCCGCGATATCATCGACGACCTCCGCGAGGAGGCCAGAGACCGCGAGGTCTACGGCCCCCAGATTCCGGAGGAGTACGGCGGGCTGGGGATGGCGTTCGACGACCTGCTGCCCGTCTTCGAGGAGGCCGGGAGGAGCATCCTCGCGATGCGGGCCCTGCAGGTCGCCGCGCCCGACGAGGGGAACATCCACGTCCTCGACGCCGCCGGCACCGAGGCGCAGAAGGAGGAGTATCTCCGGCCGCTGGCGAACGCCGAGGTGAACTCCGGGTTCTCGATGACGGAGCCGATGGACGGCTCCGGGTCGGACCCCAAGCAGATCCGCACCACCGCCGAGAAGGACGGCGACGAGTGGGTCATCGACGGTCACAAGTGGTGGACCACGCAGGGCAGCGACGCCGACTTCCTCATCGTCGTCGCCCGGACCGACCAGGAGGCCCACCCCTACACCGGCACCTCGCTGTTCGTCGTCGACGCAGACGCCGACGGCGTCGAGATCGTCCGGGACGTCCCGCACATGGGCGAGGCCGGGCTGGCCCACTCCGAGATATTCTACGACGGCGTCCGCGTCCCCGAGGAGAACCTGCTGGGCACCGAGAACGCCGGCTTCGCCATCGCCCAGCAGCGACTCGGCCCCGCCCGCCTCACCCACTGCATGCGGTTCGTCGGGATGGCCGACCGCTCGCTCGACGTCGCGAAGGCCTACATGGACGAGCGGAACGCCTTCGGCGACCCGCTGATCGAGAAGCAGGCGCTGCGGTTCGATATCGCCGACGCGGAGACGCGGCTCCACGCCATCCGGTCGATGGTCCGCCACGCCGCCCGGCAGATCGCTGCCGGCGAGCAGGCCCGCACCGAGGTCGCGATGACGAAGGTGTTCGCCGCCGAGACCGTCCAGGAGGTCATCGACGACTGCGTGCAGATATGCGGCGGCAACGGCATCGGGAAGGACCTCCCGCTGGCGGACTTCTACGAGAACGTCCGCTGCTTCCGCATCATCGACGGCGCCGACGAGGTCCACAAGCGCTCCATCGCGCGGTCGGCGCTCGACGACGCGGAGATCGTCCCCGAGGAGATCGAACACGTCACCCGCTTCGGCGAGCGCTGA
- the pyrB gene encoding aspartate carbamoyltransferase, with protein sequence MRHDHLISAKQLSRGDIEAVLDRAAEIADDPGAVADARDGALLGLCFFEPSTRTKMSFDTAMKRLGGDTIDMGSVDSSSVKKGESLADTARVIEGYVDAMVLRHPSEGSAKLASEFVDVPIINAGDGAGQHPTQTLLDLYTIRENAGFDDLTVGIMGDLKYGRTVHSLAHALTNFDASQHFISPESLRLPRSVRYDLHEAGAQVREHTEIEDVLETLDVLYVTRIQRERFPDENEYRQVAGEYRIDAELLERAKEDLTVMHPLPRVDEIAPDVDETTHATYFEQAHNGVPVRMALLDEML encoded by the coding sequence ATGCGCCACGACCACCTCATCAGCGCCAAACAGTTGTCGCGTGGCGACATCGAGGCGGTGCTCGACCGGGCCGCCGAGATCGCCGACGACCCAGGCGCGGTCGCCGACGCGCGCGACGGCGCGCTGCTCGGGCTGTGCTTCTTCGAACCGAGCACGCGGACGAAGATGTCGTTCGACACCGCGATGAAGCGCCTCGGAGGCGACACCATCGACATGGGGAGCGTCGACTCCTCGTCCGTCAAGAAGGGCGAGAGCCTCGCGGACACCGCCCGCGTCATCGAGGGGTACGTCGACGCGATGGTGCTGCGCCACCCCTCCGAGGGGTCGGCGAAACTCGCCAGCGAGTTCGTCGACGTCCCCATCATCAACGCCGGCGACGGGGCCGGCCAGCACCCCACCCAGACCCTGCTCGACCTCTACACCATCCGCGAGAACGCGGGCTTCGATGACCTCACGGTGGGGATCATGGGCGACCTGAAGTACGGCCGGACGGTCCACTCGCTGGCCCACGCGCTGACGAACTTCGACGCCAGCCAGCACTTCATCAGCCCGGAGAGCCTGCGGCTGCCCCGGAGCGTCCGCTACGACCTCCACGAGGCCGGCGCGCAGGTCCGCGAGCACACCGAGATCGAGGACGTCCTCGAGACGCTGGACGTCCTCTACGTCACCCGCATCCAGCGCGAGCGGTTCCCCGACGAGAACGAGTACCGCCAGGTCGCCGGCGAGTACCGCATCGACGCCGAACTGCTGGAGCGGGCGAAGGAGGACCTGACGGTGATGCACCCGCTGCCGCGGGTCGACGAGATCGCGCCGGACGTCGACGAGACGACCCACGCGACCTACTTCGAACAGGCACACAACGGCGTCCCGGTACGGATGGCCCTGCTGGACGAGATGCTATGA
- a CDS encoding phosphomannomutase encodes MQLFGTAGIRGDARSEVTPSLALAVGRAAADDGAEFVVGRDGRETGPALAAAVEAGLESGGADVARVGQVPTPALAFASRGRRGVMVTASHNPPADNGLKLFVDGTEYDREAESAVEARVADDQSPAEWDAWGAGSREAVLDDYRSAVVEYVRGTVGDCEGINVAVDCGNGVASVATPQVLRELGARVVALNANVDGHFPGRESKPTPESLADLRAFVADGHFDLGIGHDGDADRLVVLDGDGEVVHEDTVVAIAASFYTASSDAADPVVVTTPNASARIDDRVDAAGGRVERVRLGALHEGIAALQGRGDAGTEVVFAAEPWKHVHPAFGPWIDGVASAAVVSALAARDGLPELRAPITERPYRKVSVECADQRKSAAMAMLERRLPEAFPDAEVDTEYGVRLAFDDASWALVRPSGTEPYVRVYAESDDVDGLVGEVVTAVEGAITDAG; translated from the coding sequence ATGCAACTGTTCGGAACCGCCGGCATCCGGGGGGACGCCCGGTCGGAGGTGACGCCCTCGCTCGCGCTCGCGGTCGGTCGGGCCGCGGCGGACGACGGCGCCGAGTTCGTGGTCGGACGGGACGGCAGGGAGACGGGGCCCGCCCTCGCCGCCGCCGTCGAAGCGGGACTGGAGAGCGGCGGTGCCGACGTGGCGCGCGTCGGGCAGGTCCCGACGCCGGCCCTCGCGTTCGCCTCGCGGGGGCGGCGCGGCGTCATGGTCACCGCGAGCCACAACCCGCCGGCCGACAACGGGCTGAAGCTGTTCGTCGACGGGACCGAGTACGATCGCGAGGCCGAGAGCGCCGTCGAGGCGCGCGTCGCCGACGACCAGTCCCCCGCGGAGTGGGACGCCTGGGGCGCCGGGAGCCGGGAGGCCGTCCTCGACGATTACCGCAGTGCGGTCGTCGAGTACGTTCGCGGCACCGTCGGCGACTGCGAAGGGATCAACGTCGCCGTCGACTGCGGCAACGGCGTCGCCAGCGTCGCGACCCCGCAGGTCCTCCGTGAACTCGGCGCCCGGGTCGTCGCGCTGAACGCCAACGTCGACGGCCACTTCCCCGGCCGGGAGTCGAAGCCGACGCCGGAGAGCCTCGCGGACCTCCGGGCGTTCGTCGCCGACGGCCACTTCGACCTCGGGATCGGCCACGACGGCGACGCCGACCGTCTCGTCGTCCTCGACGGCGACGGCGAGGTCGTCCACGAGGACACCGTCGTCGCCATCGCCGCCTCCTTCTACACGGCATCGAGCGACGCCGCCGACCCGGTCGTCGTCACGACGCCGAACGCCTCCGCCCGCATCGACGACCGCGTCGATGCCGCCGGCGGTCGCGTCGAGCGCGTCCGCCTCGGTGCGCTGCACGAGGGCATCGCCGCGCTCCAGGGCCGCGGCGATGCCGGGACCGAGGTCGTCTTCGCCGCGGAACCGTGGAAGCACGTCCACCCCGCCTTCGGCCCGTGGATCGACGGCGTCGCCAGCGCCGCGGTCGTCTCTGCCCTCGCCGCACGCGACGGACTCCCGGAGCTTCGAGCCCCCATCACGGAGCGGCCGTACCGGAAGGTGAGCGTCGAGTGCGCCGACCAGCGGAAGAGCGCCGCGATGGCGATGCTGGAGCGACGCCTCCCCGAGGCGTTCCCGGACGCCGAGGTCGACACCGAGTACGGCGTGCGGCTGGCGTTCGACGACGCCTCGTGGGCGCTCGTCCGCCCGAGCGGCACGGAGCCGTACGTCCGCGTCTACGCCGAGAGCGACGACGTCGACGGCCTCGTCGGTGAGGTCGTCACCGCCGTCGAGGGTGCGATCACCGACGCCGGATAG
- a CDS encoding phosphotransferase family protein produces MPSESDLVDPERLREFLAGYLDEADSFDVERHDQGFSNETLFVEWGDRDLVVRRPPPGETADTAHDVMREYRVVDALQGTDVPVPETIAACEDTDVMGCEFYVMARLPGDVLRFSEPDRFGTPDHRRAIGAEMVDTLAAIHTVDHEAVGLGDFGNPEGFTQRQVERWTDQIEWAFEETTERREVPQLREVGDWLAENAPDEHAYALVHGDYKLDNVVFGPGTPPELTGVLDWEMSTLGDPLCDLGWLLFFWPDRSDSIPTIMQTVAPVFLANDDYHSRAELIERYEEATGVEVTNQRFYRVLAVYKMAALGEMFYARYLMGNSDSTFYAMMEDGVPALAEQAVEIMEGEQPL; encoded by the coding sequence ATGCCGAGCGAATCCGACCTCGTCGACCCCGAGCGCCTGCGGGAGTTCCTCGCCGGGTACCTCGACGAGGCCGACTCCTTCGACGTAGAGCGCCACGACCAGGGGTTCTCCAACGAGACGCTGTTCGTCGAGTGGGGCGACCGCGACCTCGTCGTGCGGCGGCCGCCGCCGGGCGAAACCGCCGACACCGCCCACGACGTCATGCGCGAGTACCGCGTCGTCGACGCCCTCCAGGGGACCGACGTGCCGGTACCCGAGACGATTGCCGCCTGCGAGGACACCGACGTGATGGGCTGTGAGTTCTACGTGATGGCGCGGCTCCCCGGAGACGTCCTCCGGTTCAGTGAGCCGGACCGCTTCGGGACGCCCGACCACCGCCGCGCTATCGGCGCGGAGATGGTCGACACGCTCGCCGCCATCCACACCGTCGACCACGAGGCGGTGGGGCTGGGCGACTTCGGCAACCCCGAGGGGTTCACCCAGCGACAGGTCGAGCGCTGGACCGACCAGATCGAGTGGGCCTTCGAGGAGACGACCGAGCGGCGGGAGGTGCCGCAGCTCCGCGAGGTCGGCGACTGGCTCGCCGAGAACGCCCCCGACGAGCACGCCTACGCGCTCGTCCACGGCGACTACAAGCTCGACAACGTCGTCTTCGGACCGGGGACGCCGCCGGAGCTCACCGGCGTCCTCGACTGGGAGATGTCGACGCTCGGCGACCCCCTCTGCGACCTCGGCTGGCTGCTGTTCTTCTGGCCCGACCGGTCGGACTCCATCCCGACCATCATGCAGACCGTCGCGCCGGTGTTCCTGGCGAACGACGACTACCACTCCCGCGCGGAGCTGATCGAGCGCTACGAGGAGGCCACCGGCGTCGAGGTGACGAACCAGCGGTTCTACCGCGTGCTCGCCGTGTACAAGATGGCCGCCCTCGGCGAGATGTTCTACGCGCGCTACCTGATGGGCAACAGCGACAGCACCTTCTACGCGATGATGGAGGACGGCGTCCCGGCGCTGGCCGAGCAGGCCGTCGAGATAATGGAAGGCGAGCAGCCGCTGTGA
- a CDS encoding RAD55 family ATPase: MSGRLNTGIDVLDRKLEGGIPGGSIVALTAQPASQAELFLYELTATRGTLYISLDRTGDSVSNSIASAPTRTGDPTVRDVTGDAPLDNASKLVSALPEESNLIIDPADVLERQEPTRYRNFLNELQNHIYNTDGLAILHCLDGQNVPEMRDTTEHMADIVFQLETTVKGDRIENRLAVPKFRGGQALTDIIKLELADEVEIDTSRDIA; the protein is encoded by the coding sequence ATGAGTGGGCGCCTCAACACCGGGATCGACGTGCTCGACCGCAAGCTCGAGGGCGGCATCCCCGGTGGCAGCATCGTGGCGCTCACGGCACAGCCCGCGAGCCAGGCAGAACTGTTCCTCTACGAGCTGACGGCCACCCGCGGCACGCTCTACATCTCGCTTGACCGGACGGGCGACTCCGTCTCGAACAGCATCGCCTCCGCGCCGACGCGGACCGGCGACCCCACCGTCCGCGACGTCACCGGGGACGCGCCGCTGGACAACGCCTCGAAGCTCGTCTCGGCGCTCCCCGAGGAGTCGAACCTCATCATCGACCCCGCGGACGTCCTGGAGCGACAGGAACCGACGCGGTACCGCAACTTCCTCAACGAGCTCCAGAACCACATCTACAACACGGACGGTCTCGCCATCCTCCACTGCCTCGACGGCCAGAACGTCCCGGAGATGCGGGACACCACCGAGCACATGGCCGACATCGTCTTCCAGCTGGAGACGACGGTCAAGGGCGACCGCATCGAGAACCGGCTGGCCGTCCCGAAGTTCCGCGGCGGCCAGGCGCTCACCGACATCATCAAGCTCGAACTGGCCGACGAAGTCGAGATCGACACCAGCCGGGACATTGCCTGA
- the cdd gene encoding cytidine deaminase codes for MDDTELLDVARDAVERSYAPYSEYRVGAALETGDGTVYTGCNVENANYSNSIHAEELALSKAVAEGHRSFDRVAVSSNRRDGVTPCGMCRQSLAEFCDGAFRVVCEGDDEPESYTLGELLPNTITREHLE; via the coding sequence ATGGACGACACCGAGCTCCTCGATGTCGCACGCGACGCCGTCGAGCGCTCCTACGCGCCGTACTCGGAGTACCGCGTCGGCGCCGCCCTGGAGACCGGCGACGGGACGGTGTACACGGGCTGTAACGTCGAGAACGCCAACTACTCGAACAGCATCCACGCCGAGGAACTGGCCCTCTCGAAGGCCGTCGCGGAGGGCCACCGCTCGTTCGACCGCGTCGCCGTCAGTTCGAACCGCCGGGACGGCGTGACGCCCTGCGGGATGTGCCGGCAATCGCTGGCGGAGTTCTGCGACGGGGCCTTCCGCGTCGTCTGCGAGGGCGACGACGAGCCGGAGAGCTATACCCTCGGGGAACTGCTGCCGAACACCATCACCCGGGAGCACCTCGAATGA